The following coding sequences are from one Novosphingobium sp. Gsoil 351 window:
- a CDS encoding glycosyltransferase family 4 protein yields the protein MRILIFGTLPAMLFKFHGALIEALVAAGCEVHLAAGGLTRDLEYAPRLARLGARLHDVRLDRNGTNPLADLATLSQIARVIRAVRPDAMLSYTVKPVAYGTLAAWALRVPRKVALVVGLGYAFTDEAGSSPKRRAVRLVMSALYRLAFRAADLVVFQNRDDEREVRALGLLTKRDASAVVDGCGVDLAAFPAQPLPSRPVFLFVGRLLVDKGVREFVTAARTVRARFAAARFVLLGGLDTNPSGISADEVDGWVREGVVEWLGYHEDVAPALREASVFVLPSYREGLPQSAVEALSSAKPIVTTDVPGCRETVVHGENGLIVAARDAVALSTALAELAGAPELRERMARASRDLAERRFDARLVNRQLFVVLGLEAE from the coding sequence ATGCGAATCCTCATTTTCGGCACCTTGCCAGCCATGCTGTTCAAGTTTCACGGCGCGCTGATCGAAGCGCTCGTCGCAGCCGGCTGCGAGGTTCACCTCGCGGCCGGAGGGCTTACGCGCGACCTGGAATATGCGCCGCGCCTTGCACGGCTAGGCGCAAGGCTGCACGACGTGCGTCTCGATCGCAACGGGACGAACCCGCTCGCCGACCTGGCTACGCTGTCGCAAATCGCTCGCGTGATCCGGGCGGTGCGGCCTGACGCGATGCTCAGCTACACGGTCAAGCCCGTGGCGTACGGAACGTTAGCCGCCTGGGCATTGCGCGTCCCGCGCAAGGTCGCACTGGTTGTCGGCCTTGGCTATGCCTTCACGGACGAAGCTGGGTCCAGTCCCAAGCGCAGGGCAGTGCGCTTGGTCATGAGCGCGTTGTATCGGCTCGCTTTCCGCGCTGCGGACCTCGTGGTTTTCCAGAACCGGGACGACGAGCGCGAGGTCCGCGCGCTAGGGCTGCTCACCAAGCGAGACGCAAGCGCGGTGGTCGATGGCTGCGGGGTCGATCTCGCCGCGTTCCCGGCCCAACCCCTCCCGTCGCGCCCGGTCTTCCTATTCGTCGGGCGCTTGCTCGTAGACAAGGGTGTTCGCGAGTTTGTCACCGCCGCGCGCACTGTGCGAGCCCGCTTCGCGGCGGCGCGATTTGTCCTGCTCGGCGGGCTCGACACCAATCCATCCGGCATCTCCGCCGATGAAGTCGACGGCTGGGTGCGCGAAGGAGTGGTCGAATGGCTCGGCTACCACGAGGACGTGGCGCCGGCATTGCGCGAGGCGAGTGTGTTCGTGCTGCCGAGCTATCGCGAGGGTCTCCCCCAGTCAGCAGTCGAGGCGCTTTCTTCGGCTAAGCCGATCGTCACCACCGACGTGCCGGGGTGCCGCGAGACCGTCGTCCACGGTGAGAACGGACTGATAGTCGCGGCTCGAGACGCAGTTGCGCTGAGTACGGCGTTGGCCGAGCTTGCTGGAGCGCCCGAACTGCGTGAACGCATGGCACGCGCCTCACGCGATCTGGCCGAGCGTCGCTTTGATGCCCGTCTCGTCAATCGCCAGCTATTCGTGGTGTTAGGCCTGGAGGCGGAATGA
- a CDS encoding NAD(P)-dependent oxidoreductase, protein MTAPRILIVGASGRLGGFLRRAWREETTPFVSVFQHRRSEPGALNWSNLAEPAPLLRERAATEPFAAMVMLAGALPGRGAALSNAGLAEMALSAAHAAEIPRVLLASSAAVYGAGRAPYAEDDPCTPLSDYGADKLAMETVGESWRSRGLEVTSLRIGNVVGADALLGYADMDRAKVIDIYPDGRGPVRSWLGPRDWAKAVAALVRAPGALPRTINLASEPPFAMDELADAARLNWAARPARADPRQVITLDTSLLGQLTRVPVDTSLEALITQWRDFGSMR, encoded by the coding sequence ATGACCGCGCCGCGCATCCTTATCGTCGGGGCAAGTGGAAGGCTGGGAGGATTTCTGCGCCGTGCATGGCGGGAGGAAACGACGCCGTTCGTCTCGGTGTTTCAGCATCGCCGATCCGAGCCGGGCGCGCTTAACTGGTCCAATTTAGCAGAGCCAGCGCCGCTACTGCGCGAGCGCGCCGCGACTGAGCCGTTTGCCGCGATGGTGATGCTCGCCGGTGCGCTTCCCGGACGCGGTGCGGCGCTTAGTAACGCGGGTCTCGCCGAGATGGCGCTCTCGGCAGCCCATGCTGCGGAGATTCCGCGAGTGCTGCTGGCCTCGTCGGCAGCGGTCTACGGAGCGGGGCGGGCGCCCTATGCCGAGGACGATCCTTGCACACCCTTGAGCGATTACGGAGCCGACAAGCTCGCTATGGAAACCGTCGGCGAAAGCTGGCGGTCGCGCGGACTCGAGGTGACGAGCTTGCGGATTGGCAACGTCGTCGGGGCGGACGCGCTGCTGGGCTATGCTGATATGGATCGGGCTAAGGTCATCGACATCTACCCGGACGGGCGAGGCCCGGTGCGCTCCTGGCTCGGGCCGCGTGACTGGGCCAAGGCCGTGGCCGCACTGGTGCGCGCGCCGGGCGCCTTGCCTCGGACTATCAACCTCGCCAGCGAGCCCCCCTTCGCAATGGACGAGCTGGCGGACGCCGCTCGACTAAACTGGGCTGCTCGGCCGGCACGAGCGGATCCGCGGCAGGTCATCACTCTCGATACGAGCCTCCTCGGCCAGCTGACCCGAGTGCCGGTTGACACTTCGCTCGAGGCGCTAATTACCCAGTGGCGCGACTTCGGATCCATGCGATGA
- a CDS encoding sugar transferase, producing the protein MTPAKRLFDIAAALGLLLVLALPLALIALIVRIRDGRPIFYISERMRTVEQPFALIKFRTMAEAGDDSGVSGGDKLNRITPTGRFLRRYRLDELPQLFNVLRGDLTFVGPRPPLRQYVERFPELYARVLRSRPGVTGLASIVYHDHEERLLARSRSAEETDAIYCRSCVPRKARLDLVYQRHSSLCWDVLLMLQTTIGVRASGQRRRH; encoded by the coding sequence ATGACCCCAGCCAAGCGCCTGTTCGACATCGCCGCAGCGCTTGGGCTCCTGCTTGTGCTCGCGCTTCCCTTGGCGTTGATCGCGCTGATTGTACGCATACGCGACGGCCGCCCGATCTTTTACATCTCCGAGCGGATGCGCACTGTCGAACAACCCTTTGCGCTGATCAAGTTCCGGACGATGGCGGAGGCCGGCGACGATTCCGGGGTTTCCGGCGGGGACAAGCTGAACCGCATCACACCCACCGGACGATTCTTGCGGCGCTACCGGCTGGACGAATTGCCCCAGCTGTTCAATGTCCTGCGAGGCGACCTCACCTTCGTCGGCCCGCGTCCGCCGCTGCGCCAGTATGTCGAGCGTTTCCCCGAGCTTTACGCACGGGTCTTGCGCTCGCGCCCCGGGGTGACCGGACTGGCGTCGATCGTCTATCACGATCATGAGGAGCGGCTGCTGGCCCGCTCGCGCTCCGCGGAAGAAACCGACGCGATCTACTGTCGCAGTTGTGTACCCCGCAAGGCGCGCCTTGATCTCGTCTATCAGCGCCACTCTTCGCTATGCTGGGACGTGCTGTTGATGCTGCAGACCACTATCGGCGTGCGTGCGAGCGGCCAGCGCAGGCGACACTAG